One Streptomyces sp. V4I8 genomic window carries:
- a CDS encoding SpoIIE family protein phosphatase yields MRDTSPKTLSESPEDPFSIHRSASAVLDDSGRVVAWSEQATTLLGHRPGDVLGRPIREVLVDSGDKGLIAEATATCRREGGWIGLLPVLHRAGHRVFVGFRARRVQRLDSTVEWLLVGALAEDITQWEIDRAVLDGLFLRSPVGVVVLGPDLRILRVNQAIARFGGLPPEAYRGRRAGEFLFGPDADLAEAKLRSVLETGRPVIFAEQQSRLLHDLHRELVISISAFRMQDPSGRVLGVTEIVEDVTDRHRARRRLALLNEAGARIGSTLDVARTARELAEAAVPALADALSVDLLEPVPRGEEPAPDARGPLRRMAVRSIRPEALTVMHPEGHLFFFPDETAPTRCLAERRPVLDPLLKDTRGWFITEPDRAEKALAIGVHSLMAVPLAARGVVLGLVCLWRSQRPEPFEEDDLTLAEEFAARAAVCIDNARRYTQQHNAAEALQRSLLPSEVPEHPAVETAHRYLPAHASTGVGGDWFDVIPLSGLRVALVVGDVVGHGMHASATMGRLRAAVHTLAHLDLAPDEVLSRLDDLVDQLATEQRQADENIPQIVGATCLYTIYDPVSRHCAMARAGHPPPTVLGPDGRVRPIDLPAGPPLGVGGLPFETAELELDEGSLIALYSDGLLLADRRDVDQGLSLLRSTLAGPSPSLEDTCKAVEDAMMPERPADDVTLLLGRTRVLAAENVATWQLPAEPTAAGRARTLVTDRLTEWGLDELAFTTELIVSELVTNAYRYAGGPVLLRLIRDGQLICEVSDTSSTSPHLRQARGTDEGGRGLFLVAQLSERWGTRYGRNRKTIWAEQPLSAQQGEPGA; encoded by the coding sequence ATGCGCGACACATCCCCGAAGACACTCAGCGAGAGCCCGGAGGATCCGTTCTCGATCCACCGATCCGCGTCGGCCGTGCTGGACGACAGCGGAAGGGTCGTCGCCTGGAGCGAACAGGCCACCACGCTCCTCGGGCACCGGCCCGGGGATGTGCTGGGCCGGCCGATACGCGAGGTCCTCGTCGACAGCGGGGACAAGGGGCTGATCGCCGAGGCGACCGCAACCTGCCGACGGGAGGGCGGCTGGATCGGTCTGCTGCCCGTCCTGCACCGTGCGGGGCACCGCGTGTTCGTGGGGTTCAGGGCCCGGCGGGTGCAGCGGCTGGACTCCACCGTGGAGTGGCTCCTCGTCGGCGCGCTCGCCGAGGACATCACCCAGTGGGAGATCGACCGGGCCGTGCTCGACGGCCTCTTCCTGCGGTCCCCGGTGGGTGTCGTGGTGCTCGGCCCGGACCTGCGCATCCTGCGGGTGAACCAGGCGATCGCGCGGTTCGGCGGACTGCCGCCCGAGGCTTACCGCGGGCGTCGCGCCGGTGAGTTCCTGTTCGGTCCCGACGCGGATCTGGCGGAGGCGAAGCTCCGGTCGGTTCTCGAAACAGGCCGTCCCGTGATCTTCGCCGAGCAGCAGAGCCGGCTGCTGCACGACCTCCACAGGGAACTGGTCATCTCCATCTCCGCCTTCCGCATGCAGGACCCGTCCGGCAGGGTGCTGGGCGTCACGGAGATCGTCGAGGACGTCACCGACCGCCATCGGGCCCGTCGGCGCCTCGCGCTGCTCAACGAGGCGGGCGCCCGGATCGGGAGCACCCTGGACGTGGCCAGGACGGCGCGCGAGCTGGCCGAGGCGGCGGTTCCCGCGCTCGCCGACGCCCTCTCGGTGGACCTGCTGGAACCCGTGCCGCGGGGGGAGGAGCCGGCCCCCGACGCCAGGGGCCCCCTGCGCAGGATGGCGGTGCGCAGCATCCGGCCCGAGGCGCTGACGGTGATGCATCCCGAGGGCCATCTGTTCTTCTTCCCCGATGAGACCGCGCCGACCCGCTGCCTGGCCGAGCGGCGTCCCGTCCTCGATCCCCTTCTGAAGGACACCCGCGGATGGTTCATCACCGAGCCGGACCGGGCCGAGAAGGCGCTCGCGATCGGGGTCCACTCCCTGATGGCGGTGCCGCTGGCCGCGCGCGGTGTCGTCCTCGGCCTGGTCTGCCTGTGGCGCTCGCAGCGGCCGGAGCCGTTCGAGGAGGACGACCTCACGCTGGCGGAGGAGTTCGCCGCGAGGGCAGCCGTATGCATCGACAACGCCCGCCGCTACACCCAGCAGCACAACGCCGCGGAGGCCCTCCAGCGCAGCCTGCTGCCGAGCGAGGTGCCCGAGCATCCGGCGGTCGAGACGGCGCACCGCTACCTGCCCGCGCACGCCTCCACGGGTGTGGGCGGCGACTGGTTCGACGTCATCCCCCTGTCGGGGCTGCGTGTCGCGCTGGTCGTAGGCGACGTGGTCGGCCACGGCATGCACGCCTCGGCGACCATGGGCCGGCTGCGCGCCGCCGTGCACACGCTGGCCCACCTCGACCTGGCTCCGGACGAAGTCCTCTCCCGGCTCGACGACCTGGTGGACCAGTTGGCCACCGAACAGCGGCAGGCCGACGAGAACATCCCCCAGATCGTGGGCGCGACCTGCCTGTACACGATCTACGATCCGGTCTCGCGGCACTGTGCCATGGCTCGCGCGGGCCACCCGCCGCCGACCGTGCTGGGCCCGGACGGCCGGGTCCGCCCGATCGACCTCCCCGCCGGACCGCCGCTCGGCGTGGGCGGGCTGCCGTTCGAGACGGCCGAGCTGGAACTGGACGAGGGCAGCCTGATCGCCCTGTACAGCGACGGCCTCCTCCTCGCCGACCGCCGTGACGTCGACCAGGGGCTTTCCCTTCTGCGCTCCACGCTGGCCGGCCCGTCCCCTTCGCTGGAGGACACCTGCAAGGCGGTGGAGGACGCGATGATGCCCGAACGGCCTGCCGATGACGTCACGCTGCTGCTGGGACGGACCCGGGTGCTGGCGGCGGAGAACGTGGCCACCTGGCAGCTGCCGGCCGAGCCCACCGCGGCCGGCCGGGCCCGGACACTCGTGACGGACCGGCTGACCGAGTGGGGGCTGGACGAGCTCGCCTTCACCACCGAACTGATCGTGAGCGAACTGGTCACGAACGCCTACCGGTACGCCGGCGGCCCGGTGCTGCTGCGGCTGATCCGGGACGGCCAGCTCATCTGCGAGGTCTCCGACACCAGCAGCACCTCTCCCCATCTGCGCCAGGCGCGCGGCACCGACGAGGGCGGCCGGGGCCTGTTCCTGGTGGCCCAGCTGTCCGAGCGATGGGGCACGCGCTACGGCCGCAACCGCAAGACCATCTGGGCCGAGCAACCGCTGTCCGCGCAACAGGGGGAGCCAGGCGCCTGA
- a CDS encoding STAS domain-containing protein, with product MTSRTQRSARSLGMPRQQAQCPREHQPVQPFRVTLQARGPRHCRVTMAGELDIATAPEARGVLLQAVGPYEHITVDLSNLSFCDCAGLSALLATARAARSKHAELRLRAPTPAVTPLLRLTRTLDAFHIERAPDG from the coding sequence ATGACCAGCCGCACGCAGCGCAGCGCCCGCTCCCTCGGCATGCCCCGTCAGCAGGCCCAGTGCCCCCGGGAGCACCAGCCGGTTCAGCCGTTCCGCGTCACCCTCCAGGCCCGCGGCCCCCGCCACTGCCGGGTGACCATGGCCGGCGAACTCGACATCGCCACCGCCCCGGAGGCACGCGGGGTGCTGCTGCAGGCCGTCGGCCCGTACGAACACATCACTGTCGACCTCTCGAACCTCAGCTTCTGCGACTGCGCCGGGCTCAGCGCCCTGCTCGCCACCGCGCGGGCGGCCCGGAGCAAGCACGCCGAACTACGCCTGCGCGCACCCACGCCCGCGGTGACCCCGCTGCTGCGGCTGACCCGCACCCTCGACGCCTTCCACATCGAGCGAGCCCCGGACGGATGA
- a CDS encoding phosphatidylserine/phosphatidylglycerophosphate/cardiolipin synthase family protein: MSLLPARAGKVMMTRSTVRPRARAAWCLCRVPTAVAAVLSLVTALLLAGATPAAALTKPVVNGPVFNDPLGTSAQRKAIFTQLVRLIEGTPAGATIRGSIYEFADQEVADALLAAHRRGVNVRIIVDDSTYVDSAGGPEYTNVPYRTLRAGLGTDDAARSWIVVCDDRFEDADGVDDVQRGCLAVTPPRPAYHHNKFFTFSRIGPFDDGTSYTRVVFQTSSNLTDWYKVESFNDAVTFTDSTVYNAYASYHEQLRRGRTLARGNNNAYFSTPTGSTYRGYFFPRGDPSYNNPATDTVVNALNEVSCAYTGTDGLRHQTDIRVVTHSFLGSRRQVADKLAQLRGRGCWIDVIYTESDSAITSRLDAAGIQHRGCSIPHGPGIDVRPHNKQILLDGDYNGDTTPRVYTGSANLTGSSLRSADEALVRITSASYHSRYLSTFYRIRSACGG, translated from the coding sequence GTGAGCCTTCTGCCCGCCCGCGCCGGGAAGGTGATGATGACCCGTTCGACCGTGCGCCCACGCGCGCGTGCGGCCTGGTGCCTGTGCAGGGTGCCGACCGCCGTCGCAGCCGTCCTGTCCCTGGTGACCGCACTTCTCCTCGCCGGCGCGACACCCGCCGCCGCCCTGACCAAGCCGGTCGTCAACGGGCCCGTGTTCAACGACCCGCTGGGCACGTCGGCGCAGCGGAAGGCCATCTTCACGCAGCTCGTCCGGCTGATCGAGGGGACGCCCGCCGGCGCGACGATCCGCGGCTCGATCTACGAGTTCGCCGACCAGGAGGTCGCCGACGCGCTGCTCGCCGCCCACCGGCGCGGTGTCAACGTGAGGATCATCGTCGACGACTCCACCTATGTGGACAGCGCCGGTGGCCCCGAGTACACCAACGTGCCCTACCGGACCCTCAGGGCCGGGCTGGGAACCGATGACGCCGCCCGCTCGTGGATCGTCGTCTGCGACGACAGGTTCGAGGACGCCGACGGCGTGGACGACGTCCAACGCGGCTGCCTGGCCGTGACCCCGCCCCGACCGGCGTACCACCACAACAAGTTCTTCACCTTCTCCAGGATCGGGCCCTTCGACGACGGCACCAGCTACACGAGGGTCGTCTTCCAGACGTCGTCCAACCTCACCGACTGGTACAAGGTCGAGTCCTTCAACGACGCCGTCACCTTCACGGACAGCACCGTGTACAACGCCTACGCCTCGTACCACGAGCAGCTCCGCCGGGGGCGCACCCTGGCCCGCGGCAACAACAACGCCTACTTCTCCACCCCGACCGGCTCGACGTACCGCGGCTACTTCTTCCCCCGCGGTGACCCGTCGTACAACAACCCGGCCACGGACACCGTCGTCAACGCGTTGAACGAGGTCAGCTGCGCCTACACCGGCACGGACGGGCTCCGGCACCAGACCGACATCCGCGTCGTGACGCACAGCTTCCTCGGTTCGCGGCGCCAGGTGGCCGACAAGCTGGCCCAACTGCGCGGCAGGGGCTGCTGGATCGACGTCATCTACACCGAGAGCGACAGCGCGATCACCAGCCGGCTCGACGCCGCCGGCATCCAGCACCGCGGATGCAGCATTCCCCACGGCCCCGGAATCGACGTCCGTCCGCACAACAAGCAGATCCTGCTGGACGGCGACTACAACGGCGACACCACCCCGCGCGTCTACACGGGCAGTGCCAACCTGACCGGGTCGTCGCTGCGTTCGGCCGACGAGGCGCTGGTGCGGATCACCAGCGCCTCGTACCACTCGAGATACCTGAGCACCTTCTACCGGATCCGCTCCGCCTGCGGCGGTTGA
- a CDS encoding flavin reductase family protein, which yields MTQPVDFDTAALDGRTLRQAFGCFPSGVTAVCALVGGEPVGMAVSSFTSVSLTPPLLSVCIQESSSTWPRLRDLKRLGLSVLAEDQDAACRRLADKDRDRFAGVHWRATPDGAVFVDGAAAWFECSLSTELPGGDHTIALLEIHRLRTDPATSPLVFHGSRFRRLEPNDQQ from the coding sequence ATGACGCAGCCGGTCGACTTCGACACCGCCGCGTTGGACGGCCGTACGCTGCGGCAGGCCTTCGGCTGCTTCCCCAGCGGCGTGACGGCCGTCTGCGCCCTGGTGGGCGGCGAGCCGGTCGGCATGGCGGTCAGCTCCTTCACCTCCGTCTCCCTCACGCCGCCCCTGCTGTCGGTGTGCATCCAGGAGTCGTCGTCGACCTGGCCGCGGCTGCGTGACCTCAAGCGGCTGGGGCTGAGCGTGCTGGCCGAGGACCAGGACGCGGCATGTCGCCGCCTGGCCGACAAGGACCGGGACCGGTTCGCCGGCGTGCACTGGCGGGCCACCCCCGACGGTGCGGTGTTCGTCGACGGGGCGGCGGCCTGGTTCGAGTGCTCCCTCTCCACCGAACTGCCCGGCGGCGACCACACGATCGCCCTTCTGGAGATACACCGCCTGCGCACCGATCCGGCCACGTCCCCGCTCGTCTTCCACGGCAGTCGCTTCCGGCGTCTGGAGCCGAACGACCAGCAGTAG
- a CDS encoding PqqD family protein encodes MSVEPRGTELRSEVLAALRSTLSESDVAGVEKCATRLQEALPRQQVADNVVMVAYGGGKDSSYTLAFVRAVQLCLFDRLGTTFKLRSATNRHAGMPQAVMDNIDRAYTALGMTGDPDCEMLLIDGPAVKHFAHDEPLPAQIVDRNRLDLLMTGHRTFGEARPTFCNACNLSMVNSFGAAAAHGAGVDVIITGDSPEEQRAYSWWIRRLSRKVNPHQRRRTGAGFRGFLQDTDMIASAYFAEVYGPEANAEISERAVTSDVSEDIRFFSIFDDTRYSSGEHWALLTDLLRFEFDEVAFSFTESDCGNPTIMAHLRALKSERVHGREYAEGLAEYVDFALSLMRVKEFPENLIEVMRRRYRGPDAAARMRAVAGGFAEEAYGLTEEQLVCMLHSPFTDKGQRLEAYLEAEQPQLASQADTVRSLLDGEGEPMDRTEAELVPRLVEIAGLELSRLRTLYRAEAVRFSPNGGPSMMAAILEGDPHKAEIRTRLSPDGPEVIQLATGR; translated from the coding sequence ATGTCCGTTGAACCGAGGGGGACCGAACTCCGGTCGGAGGTGCTGGCCGCACTGCGGTCGACGCTGTCCGAGAGCGATGTGGCCGGTGTGGAGAAGTGCGCCACCCGGCTGCAGGAGGCGCTGCCGCGGCAACAGGTCGCCGACAACGTCGTGATGGTGGCGTACGGCGGCGGCAAGGACAGTTCGTACACGCTGGCGTTCGTCCGGGCGGTCCAGCTCTGTCTGTTCGACCGGCTGGGCACCACGTTCAAACTGCGCTCGGCCACCAACCGGCACGCCGGCATGCCGCAGGCCGTCATGGACAACATCGACCGCGCCTACACCGCGCTCGGCATGACCGGCGACCCGGACTGCGAGATGCTGCTGATCGACGGCCCGGCGGTGAAGCACTTCGCGCACGACGAGCCGCTGCCGGCGCAGATCGTCGACCGCAACCGGCTCGACCTGCTGATGACCGGGCACCGCACGTTCGGCGAGGCCCGGCCCACCTTCTGCAACGCCTGCAACCTCAGCATGGTCAACTCGTTCGGCGCCGCCGCGGCACACGGCGCCGGCGTCGACGTGATCATCACCGGGGACTCACCGGAGGAACAGCGCGCCTACAGCTGGTGGATCCGCCGCCTCAGCCGGAAGGTGAACCCGCACCAGCGGCGCCGGACCGGGGCCGGCTTCCGCGGCTTCCTCCAGGACACCGACATGATCGCGTCGGCGTACTTCGCGGAGGTCTACGGCCCCGAGGCGAACGCCGAGATCAGCGAACGGGCCGTGACGAGCGACGTCTCCGAGGACATCCGGTTCTTCTCCATCTTCGACGACACCCGCTATTCGTCGGGGGAGCACTGGGCGCTGCTCACCGATCTGCTGCGGTTCGAATTCGACGAGGTCGCCTTCAGCTTCACCGAGTCCGACTGCGGCAACCCGACGATCATGGCGCATCTGCGGGCCCTCAAGTCCGAGCGCGTACACGGCCGTGAGTACGCCGAGGGCCTTGCCGAGTACGTGGACTTCGCGTTGTCGCTCATGCGGGTCAAGGAGTTCCCGGAGAACCTGATCGAGGTGATGCGCCGGCGCTATCGAGGCCCGGACGCGGCGGCCCGGATGCGCGCGGTGGCGGGCGGCTTCGCCGAGGAGGCGTACGGGCTGACGGAGGAGCAGCTGGTCTGCATGCTCCACTCGCCGTTCACCGACAAGGGGCAGCGCCTGGAGGCCTATCTGGAGGCCGAGCAGCCGCAGCTCGCCTCCCAGGCGGACACGGTGCGCTCACTGCTCGACGGCGAGGGCGAGCCGATGGACCGGACGGAAGCCGAACTCGTGCCGCGGCTGGTCGAGATCGCCGGTCTGGAGCTCAGCCGGCTGCGGACGCTCTACCGCGCGGAAGCGGTGCGGTTCTCCCCGAACGGTGGTCCCAGCATGATGGCCGCCATCCTGGAGGGCGACCCGCACAAGGCGGAGATCCGCACCCGCCTCTCACCCGACGGCCCGGAGGTGATCCAGCTCGCCACGGGACGGTGA
- a CDS encoding amino acid adenylation domain-containing protein: MDSAIVPVSATQRRLWVLAQMRPQDPFYNLPFTIDIEGPLSVPVLQRALDEIAARHPALRTAIRTVDGELAQVVGAPEPVGLPVVDLSRLPADERARETARLADDSACEPFDLAAGHMFRPVLLRLAEGSHKLVVNTHHSVFDGVSAGVLQEEVAALYEAFTDGRPSPLPAPPDYRAHCVRQAAAAEEDAAESLAYWTKRLTGAPDVMELPIKGPRPARTEHTAERRARSIPAAVMESLEQVARRTGTTMFMVLQAACATLLHQHGAPDVVMGTALSGRDTVDSLRQIGYLAKPVVLRTEFAADRPFTEILARTRGDVLDAHDHPDLSFEAVLRELGVAHDPSYYPLYQVLFGYEPLRPPTRAAGLTFSGGYASLATAKVELEFTLRETTDGLLAELGYRTDLFDAATIDRLLARLEILLERIGDDPSATVSHLVQAGARERQLVIEEWNRTAVDYPGHLCIHQLVEQQAERTPDAVAVQAGERTWTYRELDGEANRVAHFLRAGGIGPEVRVGVYLPRSLELLAVMLGIFKAGGVYVPLDAALPALRLRTLVTDAEVALVLADPDSTALFDGLGARVVGLDRQDRDWLVADMPDGPVASPVVSANAAYILFTSGSTGGPKGVVLEHRNLINIITWAHRELGTELWQVVPMISALAFDVCMWEIFTALGCGGRVVVAEDALALARTPGVEDATVITAVPSIWAELLKIGGLPETARTVFSNGEVLPPSVLRDLYALPGVEVVYNMCAPTETTTFSLYNVVRPGEPIPLGRPMHNTTAYVLDSRMRPVPPGVVGELHFGGAGVSRGYLNRPDLTAERFVPDPFSTKGGERLYATGDLVKHGPDGRILFVGRADHQVKLRGARIELGEVEAALLAQPGVGEVCAAVVREGGDRLVAALSPANGATVAAEELRTALQERLPGYMVPSVIKVVPSLPLLVSGKLDRKQVLGMFSGPAEEPDAAPEAVEPPAGAAEQLVADAWQQVLGRPVGATTNFFEAGGNSLLLIRLRELLRGAFDKDVGVTELFRHPTVRAMAEFFAGGPGPGEPATGIAGLGRSRQEARLVLAKRRSRNVR, translated from the coding sequence ATGGACTCTGCGATAGTTCCCGTCTCCGCAACCCAGCGCCGCCTGTGGGTGCTGGCCCAGATGCGCCCTCAGGACCCCTTCTACAACCTGCCGTTCACCATCGACATCGAAGGGCCGCTGAGCGTCCCGGTCCTACAGCGTGCCCTGGACGAGATCGCCGCCCGGCACCCCGCCCTGCGTACGGCGATCCGTACCGTCGACGGGGAGCTCGCGCAGGTCGTCGGCGCTCCGGAACCGGTGGGACTGCCCGTCGTGGACCTCTCCCGGCTGCCCGCCGACGAGCGGGCCCGGGAGACTGCCCGGCTGGCCGACGACAGCGCGTGCGAGCCGTTCGACCTGGCGGCCGGGCACATGTTCCGACCCGTGCTGCTCCGCCTGGCCGAGGGCTCCCACAAGCTGGTCGTCAACACGCACCACAGCGTGTTCGACGGTGTCTCGGCCGGTGTACTGCAGGAGGAAGTGGCCGCCCTGTACGAGGCGTTCACCGACGGCCGTCCCTCCCCGTTGCCCGCACCGCCGGACTACCGCGCGCACTGCGTGCGTCAGGCCGCCGCGGCGGAGGAGGACGCCGCGGAGTCGCTGGCGTACTGGACGAAGCGGCTGACCGGGGCCCCGGACGTCATGGAGCTGCCGATCAAGGGCCCCCGCCCGGCACGGACCGAGCACACGGCCGAGCGCCGCGCCCGGTCGATCCCCGCGGCCGTCATGGAGTCGCTGGAACAGGTGGCGCGCCGGACCGGCACGACCATGTTCATGGTCCTGCAGGCGGCCTGCGCCACCCTGCTGCACCAGCACGGCGCCCCCGACGTCGTCATGGGCACCGCGCTCTCGGGCCGCGACACCGTCGACAGCCTGCGGCAGATCGGCTATCTGGCCAAGCCGGTCGTGCTGCGCACCGAGTTCGCCGCCGACCGGCCGTTCACCGAGATCCTGGCGCGGACGCGCGGCGACGTCCTGGACGCGCACGACCACCCGGACCTGTCCTTCGAGGCCGTGCTGCGCGAGCTCGGCGTCGCGCACGACCCCAGCTACTACCCGCTGTACCAGGTGCTGTTCGGATACGAGCCGCTCCGGCCGCCGACCCGCGCGGCCGGGCTGACGTTCTCCGGCGGCTACGCGAGTCTGGCGACCGCCAAGGTGGAACTGGAGTTCACCCTCCGGGAGACCACCGACGGGCTGCTGGCCGAACTCGGCTACCGCACCGACCTGTTCGACGCGGCGACGATCGACCGGCTGCTGGCCCGGCTGGAGATCCTGCTGGAGCGCATCGGCGACGACCCCTCGGCCACGGTCTCCCATCTCGTCCAGGCGGGCGCGCGGGAACGGCAGTTGGTGATCGAGGAGTGGAACCGCACCGCCGTCGACTACCCCGGCCACCTTTGCATCCACCAGCTGGTCGAGCAGCAGGCGGAGCGCACCCCGGACGCCGTCGCGGTCCAGGCGGGCGAACGGACCTGGACCTACCGGGAACTCGACGGGGAGGCCAACCGCGTAGCCCACTTCCTGCGTGCCGGAGGCATCGGGCCCGAAGTGCGGGTCGGCGTGTATCTGCCGCGCTCCCTGGAACTGCTCGCCGTGATGCTGGGCATCTTCAAGGCCGGTGGGGTGTACGTCCCCCTGGACGCGGCCCTGCCGGCGCTGCGGCTGCGCACCCTGGTGACGGACGCCGAGGTGGCGCTGGTGCTCGCCGACCCCGACAGCACCGCCCTGTTCGACGGGCTCGGCGCACGCGTGGTCGGGCTGGACCGGCAGGACCGCGACTGGCTGGTCGCCGACATGCCCGACGGACCCGTCGCCTCCCCGGTGGTGTCGGCGAACGCCGCCTACATCCTGTTCACTTCGGGATCCACGGGCGGCCCGAAGGGCGTCGTCCTCGAACACCGCAACCTGATCAACATCATCACCTGGGCGCACCGCGAGCTCGGCACCGAGCTGTGGCAGGTGGTGCCGATGATCAGCGCGCTCGCCTTCGACGTCTGCATGTGGGAGATCTTCACGGCCCTCGGCTGCGGCGGCCGGGTCGTCGTGGCCGAGGACGCGCTGGCCCTGGCCCGTACACCGGGCGTCGAGGACGCGACCGTGATCACGGCCGTGCCGTCCATCTGGGCCGAACTGCTCAAGATCGGCGGACTGCCCGAGACGGCACGCACCGTGTTCTCCAACGGCGAGGTGCTGCCGCCGTCGGTGCTGCGCGACCTGTACGCGCTCCCGGGCGTCGAGGTCGTCTACAACATGTGCGCGCCGACCGAGACCACCACGTTCTCGCTCTACAACGTCGTACGCCCCGGCGAGCCGATCCCGCTCGGCAGGCCGATGCACAACACCACGGCGTACGTCCTCGACTCCCGGATGCGACCGGTGCCGCCCGGCGTCGTCGGCGAGCTCCACTTCGGCGGCGCGGGTGTCAGTCGCGGCTACCTCAACCGCCCCGACCTGACCGCCGAGCGCTTCGTCCCGGACCCGTTCTCCACCAAGGGCGGGGAGCGGCTGTACGCCACCGGTGACCTGGTAAAGCACGGCCCCGACGGGCGCATCCTGTTCGTCGGACGGGCCGACCACCAGGTGAAGTTGCGCGGCGCCCGGATCGAGCTCGGTGAGGTGGAGGCGGCCCTGCTGGCCCAGCCCGGCGTGGGCGAGGTCTGCGCGGCGGTCGTGCGGGAGGGCGGCGACCGACTGGTGGCGGCGCTCTCCCCGGCGAACGGCGCCACGGTGGCCGCGGAGGAACTGCGCACCGCGCTCCAGGAGCGCCTGCCCGGCTACATGGTGCCGTCCGTCATCAAGGTCGTACCGTCCCTGCCGCTGCTGGTCAGCGGCAAGCTGGACCGCAAGCAGGTGCTGGGGATGTTCAGCGGCCCGGCCGAAGAGCCGGACGCCGCGCCGGAGGCCGTCGAGCCGCCGGCCGGGGCCGCGGAGCAGCTGGTGGCCGACGCCTGGCAGCAGGTCCTGGGCCGGCCGGTCGGCGCCACCACAAACTTCTTTGAAGCAGGCGGCAATTCACTGCTGCTGATCCGGCTGCGCGAACTGCTGCGCGGCGCGTTCGACAAGGACGTCGGCGTTACGGAGCTTTTCCGGCACCCCACGGTCCGGGCCATGGCGGAGTTCTTCGCCGGTGGCCCCGGACCCGGGGAGCCGGCCACGGGGATCGCCGGGCTCGGGCGCTCCAGGCAGGAGGCCCGACTTGTACTGGCGAAGAGGAGGAGTCGCAATGTCCGTTGA
- a CDS encoding MFS transporter produces the protein MLELLKDRVYIRYWLAVVVSFLGDAMTRVTLVYLVARLTHSPMMIAVVVMMQLLPSGVLAAFIGPLADRVPRRVLLVGSDVARIVVVLAMIPARNTVWALVALTLAEGVGKAFFETARIAAVPKVVGDPKRIPVAIALFQSTYQTVNLGGPVVAGVLIAFGSIPVVFVLDAATFLISALLLGSLAVLREMPSSGQVAESYWASLRTGVRGVLAVPSLRVLLTLAVPATIVFGLFTTNINAQFLDVFKLSGFEFGMAQAVLAGGAAIGALSGPALIKRYGSSSGLLLAGMGLFGLAMAELAPTQWLWEQTGWGAVLQWCLLTGLFSGLFQVPIANTLLTDMPEELRGRGVGLLNAITVNFTILGVLIGGAAADLFGIAGSIIVPGLVLAAFSVVAAVVLRGSQPTAEEAAVASRSR, from the coding sequence ATGCTGGAACTGCTCAAGGACCGGGTCTACATCCGCTATTGGCTGGCGGTGGTCGTGTCCTTCCTCGGGGACGCGATGACCAGGGTCACCCTGGTCTACCTGGTCGCGCGGCTGACGCACAGCCCCATGATGATCGCCGTCGTGGTGATGATGCAGCTGTTGCCCTCCGGGGTGCTGGCCGCCTTCATCGGGCCGCTGGCCGACCGCGTGCCCAGGCGGGTCCTGCTGGTCGGCTCGGACGTGGCCCGGATCGTTGTCGTGCTGGCCATGATCCCGGCCCGCAACACCGTCTGGGCGCTGGTCGCGCTGACCCTGGCCGAGGGCGTCGGCAAGGCGTTCTTCGAGACGGCCCGGATCGCCGCCGTGCCGAAGGTGGTCGGCGACCCGAAGCGGATCCCGGTGGCGATCGCCCTGTTCCAGAGCACCTACCAGACCGTCAACCTGGGCGGTCCCGTCGTGGCCGGCGTGCTGATCGCCTTCGGCTCCATCCCGGTGGTGTTCGTGCTCGACGCCGCCACCTTCCTGATCTCGGCGCTCCTGCTGGGCTCGCTCGCGGTCCTGCGCGAGATGCCGTCCTCGGGGCAGGTCGCGGAGTCGTACTGGGCGTCCCTGCGGACCGGCGTCCGCGGTGTGCTCGCGGTTCCGTCGCTGCGCGTGCTGCTCACGCTGGCCGTCCCGGCCACGATCGTCTTCGGCCTGTTCACGACCAACATCAACGCCCAGTTCCTCGACGTGTTCAAGCTGTCCGGGTTCGAGTTCGGCATGGCCCAGGCAGTGCTGGCCGGCGGCGCCGCGATCGGCGCGCTCTCCGGCCCCGCCCTGATCAAGCGCTACGGCAGCTCCAGCGGGCTGCTGCTGGCCGGCATGGGCCTGTTCGGCCTCGCCATGGCGGAACTGGCTCCGACGCAGTGGCTGTGGGAGCAGACCGGGTGGGGCGCGGTGCTCCAGTGGTGCCTGCTGACCGGGCTGTTCTCCGGGCTGTTCCAGGTGCCCATCGCCAACACCCTGCTCACCGACATGCCCGAGGAGCTGCGCGGCCGCGGCGTCGGCCTGCTCAACGCGATCACCGTCAACTTCACCATCCTCGGCGTGCTGATCGGTGGTGCCGCGGCCGACCTGTTCGGCATCGCCGGGTCGATCATCGTCCCCGGACTCGTGCTGGCCGCCTTCAGCGTCGTCGCGGCCGTGGTCCTGCGCGGCTCCCAGCCCACCGCCGAGGAAGCCGCCGTCGCATCGAGGAGCCGGTGA